In Mesorhizobium sp., one DNA window encodes the following:
- a CDS encoding SMP-30/gluconolactonase/LRE family protein has translation MPVNPLAGWTVDRSAIRYVGTGLERPECILAEPDGTLWSADGRGGVVRIAPDGTQQLILQSTVAAKGGSSFEDRYVNTMGSLPNGLAFDADGNLLIANFGTDALELTSRDGRTTTLVDRIDGRPVGKANFVTRDSRGRLWLTVTTRMVPWTRHVETMSHDGYIALIDERGARIVADGLCGTNELRFDPAEDYLYVAETTARRVSRFRVLPEGVLGARETYGPDNVGGFCDGIAFDVYGNLWSTLIMADRLIAITPQGELLTLLDDGVADATAALDAAWRENRVTPALMAAATGTIAPWMASLTFGGPDLKTVYLGSLRGDRIPCFRSPVAGLPLIHWNERRATVPSR, from the coding sequence ATGCCGGTGAATCCGCTCGCGGGCTGGACCGTCGACCGGTCCGCCATCCGCTATGTCGGCACGGGCCTCGAGCGGCCCGAATGCATTCTCGCCGAGCCCGACGGAACGCTGTGGAGCGCCGACGGCCGCGGCGGCGTCGTGCGCATCGCGCCGGACGGCACGCAACAGCTGATCCTCCAGTCGACCGTCGCGGCGAAAGGCGGCTCGTCCTTCGAGGACCGATACGTGAACACGATGGGCAGCCTGCCGAACGGGCTCGCTTTCGACGCCGACGGCAATCTGCTCATCGCGAACTTCGGCACCGATGCCCTCGAACTGACGAGCCGCGACGGGCGGACGACCACGCTCGTCGACAGGATCGACGGCCGGCCCGTGGGCAAGGCCAACTTCGTCACGCGCGACTCGCGCGGCCGGCTCTGGCTGACCGTTACCACCCGGATGGTGCCATGGACCCGCCACGTCGAGACCATGAGCCATGACGGCTACATCGCGCTGATCGACGAGAGGGGCGCGCGCATTGTCGCCGACGGGCTGTGCGGCACCAACGAGCTGCGCTTCGATCCGGCGGAGGACTATCTCTACGTCGCCGAGACGACGGCGCGGCGCGTCTCGCGCTTCCGCGTCCTGCCGGAGGGGGTGCTGGGCGCCCGCGAGACCTACGGCCCGGACAATGTCGGCGGCTTCTGCGACGGGATCGCGTTCGACGTCTACGGCAACCTCTGGAGCACGCTGATCATGGCCGACCGGCTGATCGCGATCACGCCGCAGGGCGAACTGCTGACGCTGCTCGACGACGGCGTCGCAGACGCCACCGCCGCCCTCGACGCGGCATGGCGCGAGAACCGTGTCACGCCGGCGCTGATGGCTGCCGCGACCGGAACGATCGCGCCGTGGATGGCGAGCCTGACCTTCGGCGGGCCGGATCTCAAGACCGTCTATCTCGGTAGCCTCCGCGGCGACCGGATCCCCTGCTTCCGCTCGCCGGTCGCAGGACTGCCGCTGATCCATTGGAACGAGCGCCGCGCGACTGTGCCGTCGCGCTGA
- a CDS encoding RHS repeat-associated core domain-containing protein, which yields MKTAFARLGLVLAIGLFSLDGLAETAPHPDVAAKAGSPAIGNSSRVLGNDGPGLKEETPDEKVAPPSEKVDVEPAEVESKDGDEKAAEAEVAPAATPAPEAGLIPEIKAPTSNFPEAKGNGSLGYSFAIDAPDFRGLEPEIALTYLSSRKTKTGGTYQGWLGYGWGVDGIAVIERARPRGGVPAYNANDVYVLNGTELVACVSGMVSPSCSTGGTHATENESYNRIKYLASTLQWEITDRAGTVTTLSAVGTIANAGTLTPGTEAYNLAYQYRWLVTSVTDTHDNVVTYTYVCPALPTCYPNTITYNGSTIRFYREARPDYLLVANGRTLSTIATRVRTIAVLTGGVLRAAYGLEYDQAPVSGASRLVKIRQFGRDAAVNASGVISGGTERPQTVMAYGNYASGFSGYFVAPWSSGGSQLGLQTVAVDDVNNDGRQELVTYHHESEGARLRSVSSANAVAVHPLPSNLLSDLSGRFIGDQITKQWLVPSSTSSGGYVEFAANLAASFVSCSAASEPAMLVVCENIAEGPAFGGRVVADVRGNGIDEFVKPTTTGGSAQPFGAPPSDVLGDAIDRILGPGNTASQLFLHSRSGTVWSQTPLAMVDRLGAAAPRNCLSSEPKVMLNCIVGDINGDGVDDFTNIGTNYWFCSLNSCSPEVLLSIYLGTGDRFIKVNTGLGYGGFTNAQDTSLTDIDGDGRSELLTSSIDPITQMHYLEWGRFPNNSSVASSRKVLSFQSHLPNGNAGGDSDSNFQLVSGLTMAGSGTGDLNGDGLTDLLTSTVMTNSDGMPSKSYTLQLSVAPPVPTNLLTSVTNQLGGTASFEYRPSTVWANDYLPYPVQTVTKLTVSDGRGQSAVTDFTYSGGLFDHPSNKFLGFRKVIETKPLANGETARPKIETTYRQDVASHGLVQRADFKDGAGVVRKSVIETWTVNATAKPYTALNTSTTTVLTQNISLATRIDRVFDAYSNITSEKNYGRVVPPGEAGAGSDIAGDEVWTSRSFNPNTSAYIVSAPTSEAIRDNFDSASLTLRGTVYYYDGQAAYTSPPVKGDVTRKQIRKSHALGQIIYENFTYDSWGNKLSALDGAGNRTEWTYDATRHLFAVAERSPRYFANGSLPADTRHATSASFDDVCQQPLTRVDLNDVTHTYAYDAFCRLIDYRNTGTNFYRLISYFNDGAPANQSWVVYEPLPNAAGSSYLASYYDGRGRVWLEQKRGETASTPVRRTQTIYDARNNVARKSHPYFNGETPQYTETTYDWNDRPITVTHPDGASRTNFYYLAATLGYTSNLPLGYVRTVDELGRASQTYSSSQGQVIRIARQMEDATWRYEFRSWDPFGKLTQVRDNGLATWSYAYDNLGNRVSATDPDMGSWSYVYDAASRMTEQTDARGVVTAMSYDQLGRLTERRVTSPVIANPVLAANTYDQARAGYHNVGQLTTSTNGAATHQIDWRASGNEVRRISTIAGKSNTTSRTEDRSHKPIRMAYGPYTLNIGDAANPWTYTVSGELQSIPGTIASIEYEADGQTKRIDYANGVYTTFTYSPTRRWLTRIVTTRPTGTKIIDNSYTRDAAGRILSIDGIGTVEDWTYSYNNLDWLLSATNAGNAALSETFTYSATGNLLTRTRLSGAFTYPGTQAARPHAPLTLGSRTFTYDANGNTTYDGHRALVWDEANRLARVTMQTSQVIDYVYGPDGARARKTHPFGATLYPSADVEIDDTLATSDAYTRYPHMDVKIVGYTVFFLHRDHLSSVRTVTNSAGAVHETTAYAAYGERTNASFDTQKGYIGERYDPETGLLYLNARYMDPAFGRFISADDWDPVIEGVGTNRYAYAGNDPVNKSDKNGHAEGDPGYWGPGPIGPADTGVRSLDIGLNSLVSAANSAINPAIGFFAALEPYDDAITGIEMSVPASPATAPAKGIAKGVVTASHLAGSLFAISRSRIAQKAFAVSLQAAGKLGPGQKAHHIVEITNPNAQPARDVLSKWGIDLNDPVNGVGLTNHPGPHPAAATNAVISRIDRAKKSREEVIAELQAIGREQKSVDAQISRGDRSEKSAVTGWANDQYD from the coding sequence TTGAAGACGGCGTTCGCGCGGCTCGGGCTGGTTCTGGCGATCGGCCTGTTCTCTCTCGATGGTCTTGCGGAGACAGCGCCGCACCCGGATGTCGCGGCGAAGGCCGGCAGCCCGGCGATCGGCAATTCGTCGCGGGTGCTCGGCAATGACGGTCCTGGGCTGAAGGAAGAGACGCCGGACGAGAAGGTCGCGCCGCCTTCGGAGAAAGTGGACGTCGAGCCGGCGGAGGTCGAAAGCAAGGACGGAGACGAGAAGGCCGCCGAGGCGGAGGTCGCGCCCGCCGCGACCCCCGCACCTGAGGCAGGCCTGATCCCCGAGATCAAGGCGCCGACTTCGAATTTCCCCGAAGCCAAGGGCAATGGCAGCCTCGGCTATTCCTTCGCCATCGACGCACCGGATTTCCGCGGCCTCGAGCCGGAGATCGCGCTGACCTATCTCTCGTCGCGCAAGACCAAGACCGGCGGCACCTATCAGGGCTGGCTCGGCTACGGCTGGGGCGTCGACGGCATCGCGGTGATCGAGCGCGCCCGGCCACGCGGCGGCGTGCCGGCGTACAACGCCAACGACGTCTATGTGCTGAACGGCACCGAACTGGTGGCCTGCGTTTCGGGCATGGTGAGTCCGTCCTGTTCCACGGGCGGCACGCATGCGACGGAGAACGAGAGCTACAACCGCATCAAATATCTTGCGAGCACGCTCCAATGGGAGATCACCGACCGCGCCGGCACGGTGACGACGCTCTCCGCCGTCGGCACGATCGCCAATGCCGGCACGCTGACCCCGGGCACCGAAGCGTACAACCTGGCCTACCAGTATCGCTGGCTGGTGACCTCGGTGACGGACACGCACGACAATGTCGTCACCTATACCTATGTCTGCCCCGCACTGCCGACCTGCTATCCGAACACTATCACCTACAACGGCTCGACGATCCGCTTCTACCGCGAGGCGCGGCCGGACTACCTGCTGGTTGCCAATGGCCGGACGCTGTCGACGATTGCCACCCGCGTCCGCACCATCGCGGTGCTGACGGGGGGCGTGCTGCGCGCGGCCTATGGCCTCGAATACGACCAGGCGCCGGTGTCAGGCGCCTCGCGGCTCGTCAAGATCCGGCAGTTCGGGCGGGATGCCGCGGTGAACGCGTCCGGCGTGATCAGCGGCGGGACCGAGCGGCCGCAGACGGTGATGGCGTATGGAAACTACGCCTCGGGCTTCTCTGGTTATTTCGTAGCTCCCTGGAGCAGCGGCGGTTCACAGCTTGGCTTGCAAACCGTAGCCGTCGACGACGTGAACAATGACGGCAGACAGGAATTGGTCACGTATCATCATGAGTCCGAAGGCGCGAGGCTAAGGAGCGTATCATCTGCGAACGCCGTTGCGGTGCATCCTCTCCCCAGCAACCTGCTCAGCGATCTGTCCGGACGGTTTATCGGTGACCAGATCACCAAGCAATGGCTCGTGCCAAGCTCTACGAGTTCGGGTGGTTATGTTGAATTTGCAGCTAACCTCGCCGCTTCATTCGTCTCCTGCTCCGCCGCCAGCGAGCCGGCGATGCTTGTGGTATGTGAAAACATCGCTGAGGGACCGGCATTCGGCGGCAGGGTCGTCGCTGACGTGAGGGGCAATGGCATCGATGAGTTCGTGAAACCAACGACGACCGGTGGCAGTGCTCAGCCCTTCGGCGCACCGCCGAGTGACGTGCTGGGTGACGCTATCGATCGCATTCTGGGTCCCGGCAATACTGCCAGTCAGTTGTTCCTTCATAGCCGCAGCGGTACTGTTTGGTCCCAGACTCCTCTCGCGATGGTAGACCGGCTCGGTGCCGCTGCGCCTCGCAATTGCCTTAGCTCAGAACCAAAGGTGATGCTGAACTGCATTGTCGGCGATATTAACGGCGATGGCGTCGATGATTTCACCAATATAGGAACAAACTATTGGTTTTGCAGCCTCAACAGCTGTTCTCCTGAAGTACTATTGAGCATATACCTTGGCACTGGCGACCGGTTCATCAAAGTAAACACCGGCCTTGGGTACGGTGGCTTCACGAATGCCCAGGACACCTCGCTCACGGATATCGATGGTGATGGCAGGTCAGAGCTTTTGACGTCCAGCATCGATCCAATCACGCAAATGCACTACCTTGAGTGGGGTCGCTTCCCGAACAATTCATCCGTTGCCTCTTCTCGGAAAGTTCTTTCGTTTCAGAGCCACCTGCCGAATGGCAACGCAGGTGGCGACTCAGATTCCAATTTCCAGCTCGTCTCCGGGCTCACGATGGCCGGGAGTGGGACAGGTGATTTGAATGGGGATGGACTGACGGATCTTCTGACTTCGACGGTTATGACGAACTCGGACGGTATGCCCTCGAAGAGCTACACGCTTCAGCTCTCCGTCGCTCCTCCGGTGCCGACCAACCTTCTCACCTCCGTCACCAACCAGCTCGGCGGCACGGCCTCGTTCGAATACCGGCCCTCGACGGTCTGGGCCAACGATTATCTGCCCTATCCGGTGCAGACGGTGACGAAGCTGACGGTGTCGGACGGGCGCGGGCAGAGCGCGGTCACCGACTTCACCTATTCCGGCGGGCTGTTCGACCATCCGTCGAACAAGTTTTTGGGCTTCAGGAAGGTGATCGAGACCAAGCCGCTGGCCAATGGCGAGACGGCGCGGCCGAAGATCGAGACCACGTATCGGCAGGATGTCGCCAGCCACGGGCTCGTCCAGCGCGCCGACTTCAAGGACGGCGCGGGGGTCGTCCGCAAGTCGGTGATCGAGACCTGGACAGTCAATGCGACGGCAAAGCCCTACACGGCGCTCAACACCTCCACCACCACGGTGCTGACGCAAAACATCAGTCTCGCCACGCGCATCGACCGCGTCTTCGACGCCTACTCCAACATCACCAGCGAGAAGAACTACGGCCGTGTCGTGCCGCCGGGCGAGGCGGGTGCCGGCAGCGATATCGCCGGCGACGAGGTCTGGACATCGCGCAGCTTCAACCCGAACACCAGCGCCTACATCGTCTCGGCGCCGACCTCGGAGGCGATCCGCGACAATTTCGATTCGGCATCGCTCACCCTGCGCGGCACGGTCTATTATTACGACGGCCAGGCCGCCTACACCTCGCCGCCGGTCAAGGGCGACGTGACCAGGAAGCAGATCAGGAAGTCGCACGCGCTCGGCCAGATCATCTACGAGAACTTCACCTATGACAGCTGGGGCAACAAGCTCTCGGCGCTCGACGGCGCCGGCAACCGCACCGAATGGACCTATGACGCGACGCGGCATCTGTTCGCGGTCGCCGAGCGCAGCCCGCGCTATTTTGCCAACGGATCGCTCCCTGCCGATACCCGCCATGCGACCAGCGCCAGCTTCGACGATGTCTGCCAGCAGCCGCTGACCCGCGTCGACCTGAACGACGTCACCCACACCTACGCCTACGACGCCTTCTGCCGGCTGATCGACTACCGCAACACCGGGACCAACTTCTACCGGCTGATCTCCTATTTCAACGACGGCGCTCCGGCGAACCAGTCCTGGGTGGTCTACGAGCCGCTGCCGAACGCGGCAGGATCGTCCTACCTCGCCAGCTATTATGACGGCCGCGGCCGGGTCTGGCTGGAGCAGAAGCGCGGGGAGACGGCGTCGACACCGGTCAGGCGCACGCAGACCATCTACGACGCGCGCAACAACGTGGCGCGGAAGAGCCACCCCTACTTCAACGGCGAGACGCCGCAATATACCGAGACGACCTACGACTGGAACGACCGGCCGATCACGGTCACCCATCCCGACGGCGCCTCGCGCACCAACTTCTACTATCTCGCCGCGACGCTCGGCTACACCTCGAACCTGCCGCTCGGCTACGTCCGCACGGTCGACGAGCTCGGCCGCGCCTCGCAGACCTATTCGTCGAGCCAGGGCCAGGTGATCCGCATCGCCCGCCAGATGGAGGATGCCACCTGGCGCTACGAGTTCCGTTCCTGGGATCCGTTCGGCAAGCTCACCCAGGTGCGCGACAACGGCCTCGCCACCTGGTCCTACGCCTACGACAATCTCGGCAACCGCGTCTCGGCCACCGACCCCGACATGGGCTCATGGTCCTATGTCTACGACGCCGCCTCGCGCATGACGGAGCAGACCGACGCGCGCGGCGTGGTCACCGCGATGAGCTACGACCAGCTCGGCCGGCTGACGGAGCGGCGCGTCACCTCGCCGGTGATCGCCAACCCCGTGCTGGCCGCCAACACCTACGACCAGGCGCGCGCCGGCTATCATAATGTCGGCCAGCTGACGACCTCGACCAACGGGGCAGCGACGCACCAGATCGACTGGCGCGCCTCGGGCAACGAGGTGCGGCGCATCTCGACGATCGCGGGCAAGTCGAACACCACCTCGCGCACCGAGGACCGCTCGCACAAGCCGATCCGCATGGCCTACGGCCCCTACACGCTCAACATCGGCGACGCGGCGAACCCGTGGACCTACACCGTCAGCGGCGAGCTCCAGTCGATCCCCGGCACCATCGCCTCGATCGAATATGAAGCCGACGGCCAGACGAAGCGCATCGATTATGCGAACGGCGTCTATACCACCTTCACCTATTCGCCGACGCGCCGCTGGCTGACGCGGATCGTGACCACAAGGCCGACCGGCACCAAGATCATCGACAACAGCTACACCCGCGACGCGGCCGGCCGCATCCTGTCGATCGACGGTATCGGGACAGTGGAGGACTGGACCTATAGCTACAACAATCTCGACTGGCTGCTTAGTGCCACCAACGCCGGCAATGCCGCGCTGTCGGAAACCTTCACCTATTCCGCCACCGGCAACCTGCTCACCCGCACGCGGCTTTCCGGCGCATTCACCTATCCGGGCACGCAGGCCGCGCGGCCGCATGCGCCGCTGACGCTGGGCAGCCGGACCTTCACCTACGACGCCAACGGCAACACCACCTATGACGGCCACCGCGCGCTCGTCTGGGACGAGGCCAACCGGCTGGCGCGGGTGACGATGCAGACCAGCCAGGTGATCGACTACGTCTACGGGCCGGACGGCGCACGCGCCAGGAAGACGCACCCCTTCGGCGCGACGCTCTATCCGTCGGCCGACGTCGAGATCGACGACACGCTGGCGACGTCGGACGCCTACACCCGCTATCCGCACATGGACGTGAAGATCGTCGGCTACACCGTCTTCTTCCTGCACCGCGATCATCTCTCGTCCGTCCGCACCGTCACCAACTCGGCCGGCGCCGTGCACGAAACCACCGCCTATGCCGCCTATGGCGAGCGCACCAACGCCAGCTTCGACACGCAGAAAGGCTATATCGGCGAGCGCTACGACCCCGAGACCGGCCTGCTCTACCTCAACGCCAGATACATGGATCCGGCCTTCGGACGCTTCATCTCAGCGGATGACTGGGATCCGGTGATCGAGGGCGTGGGGACGAACCGGTATGCCTATGCCGGGAATGATCCGGTCAATAAGAGTGATAAGAATGGGCATGCTGAAGGCGATCCGGGTTACTGGGGACCCGGACCCATTGGCCCTGCCGATACGGGAGTAAGGTCACTTGATATTGGCCTTAACTCGTTGGTTTCTGCCGCAAACTCCGCAATTAATCCTGCAATAGGGTTTTTCGCAGCTCTTGAACCGTACGATGACGCAATTACAGGAATTGAGATGTCTGTGCCGGCCAGTCCGGCAACCGCACCCGCAAAAGGCATAGCGAAAGGCGTCGTAACAGCATCTCACCTAGCGGGCAGTCTGTTCGCAATATCAAGATCAAGAATAGCCCAAAAGGCTTTTGCCGTTTCTTTGCAGGCAGCCGGAAAATTGGGACCCGGTCAAAAGGCTCATCATATAGTCGAGATCACCAACCCAAATGCACAGCCAGCAAGAGATGTTTTGTCGAAGTGGGGAATCGATTTAAACGATCCAGTGAATGGGGTAGGTTTGACAAATCACCCAGGCCCTCACCCAGCCGCTGCAACAAACGCTGTAATCTCAAGGATTGATCGAGCGAAGAAAAGCCGGGAGGAGGTTATCGCGGAGTTGCAAGCAATCGGTCGAGAGCAAAAATCCGTTGACGCACAGATATCTCGAGGTGATAGATCGGAAAAATCTGCGGTAACTGGCTGGGCAAATGATCAGTATGATTAA